From Pectinophora gossypiella chromosome 18, ilPecGoss1.1, whole genome shotgun sequence, one genomic window encodes:
- the LOC126374867 gene encoding zinc finger C2HC domain-containing protein 1C isoform X1, whose amino-acid sequence MEKTGGSRLLQMQARFQQKQLQERELKIASLYEAQQARALDRVRHSPSNGMVNGTKASTPQEAQVPVHPGKVRQMFEERRTKAGIDKSYPLQPIHNTDRPAPRKALPNGFTKVTTTNSRVVEKKKQVTATKPVKKTTQHKIENMVNGSGDLNHNHEPDLNAGKRTLPQNNGELITSIDALDKADNNYLLEDETFPEALAPTPTPRSPEPSEPKRPPRRSPANRVSPVKTKPSPQPVAPPRKTTSDNAVSQGSKSKGAMQCAPVPRRPAVGNSRTTGQIRRTTAAAPSSGGQGEPCAVCGRRFAPDRLQKHQDICKKANNKKRKPFDALKHRLAGTEAENFKGTEAEPFINKLRKQAHTTGTASSTKVNKPLNNNWRQKHNEFIQAIRAAKQVQAHINAGGKLSDLPPPPPSENPDYIQCPHCNRRFNQTAAERHIPKCATYQFNKPKSQPAARKR is encoded by the exons GCGAGATTCCAACAGAAGCAACTCCAAGAGCGCGAGCTGAAGATCGCGTCTCTGTACGAGGCCCAGCAGGCCAGGGCGTTGGACCGCGTCCGACACTCGCCCAGCAATGGCATGGTCAACGGGACCAAGGCCAGTACACCGCAGGAGGCGCAGGTCCCTGTCCACCCTGGAAAG GTGCGTCAAATGTTCGAGGAGCGGCGAACTAAGGCCGGAATAGACAAGAGCTACCCTCTCCAACCTATCCACAACACAGACCGACCGGCGCCAAGGAAGGCCTTGCCCAATGGATTTACGAAGGTGACCACAACCAACTCTAGAGTGGTGGAGAAGAAGAAGCAAGTCACTGCCACCAAGCCTGTCAAGAAGACGACACAGCAT AAAATAGAAAACATGGTGAATGGCTCCGGCGATCTCAACCACAACCATGAACCGGACTTGAATGCTGGTAAACGAACT CTGCCACAGAACAACGGCGAACTGATCACCAGCATCGACGCACTAGACAAGGCCGACAACAACTATCTGTTAGAGGACGAGACCTTCCCGGAAGCGCTTGCGCCGACTCCCACGCCGAGGTCACCTGAACCCAGTGAACCTAAGCGCCCACCGAGGAG gagTCCCGCAAACAGAGTCAGTCCAGTCAAAACGAAGCCTTCACCACAGCCCGTGGCGCCACCACGGAAAACCACCAGTGATAATGCT GTGTCCCAGGGTTCGAAGTCGAAAGGGGCTATGCAATGCGCTCCG GTGCCAAGGAGACCTGCTGtg GGTAACTCTCGCACGACTGGGCAGATTCGCCGCACAACGGCCGCGGCTCCATCGAGTGGCGGTCAAGGCGAGCCGTGCGCCGTGTGCGGTCGGCGCTTCGCCCCCGACCGGCTGCAGAAGCACCAGGATATCTGCAAGAAGGCCAACAACAAGAAGCGGAAGCCCTTCGACGCTTTGAAGCATCGGCTTGCG GGTACGGAGGCTGAGAATTTCAAG GGCACAGAAGCCGAGCCCTTCATCAACAAGTTACGCAAACAAGCCCACACCACTGGCACCGCGTCGTCGACGAAGGTCAACAAACCACTGAACAACAACTGGCGACAGAAGCACAACGAGTTCATACAGGCCATCCGCGCTGCTAAACAGGTGCAGGCGCATATCAACGCCGGAG GCAAGCTTAGCGACCTACCACCACCACCGCCCTCTGAGAACCCAGACTACATCCAGTGTCCACATTGCAACCGTCGCTTCAACCAGACCGCGGCGGAGAGGCACATCCCCAAGTGCGCCACATACCAGTTTAACAAACCCAAATCACAACCAGCGGCAAGGAAGCGGTAA
- the LOC126374867 gene encoding uncharacterized protein LOC126374867 isoform X2: MEKTGGSRLLQMQARFQQKQLQERELKIASLYEAQQARALDRVRHSPSNGMVNGTKASTPQEAQVPVHPGKVRQMFEERRTKAGIDKSYPLQPIHNTDRPAPRKALPNGFTKVTTTNSRVVEKKKQVTATKPVKKTTQHKIENMVNGSGDLNHNHEPDLNAGKRTLPQNNGELITSIDALDKADNNYLLEDETFPEALAPTPTPRSPEPSEPKRPPRRSPANRVSPVKTKPSPQPVAPPRKTTSDNAVSQGSKSKGAMQCAPGNSRTTGQIRRTTAAAPSSGGQGEPCAVCGRRFAPDRLQKHQDICKKANNKKRKPFDALKHRLAGTEAENFKGTEAEPFINKLRKQAHTTGTASSTKVNKPLNNNWRQKHNEFIQAIRAAKQVQAHINAGGKLSDLPPPPPSENPDYIQCPHCNRRFNQTAAERHIPKCATYQFNKPKSQPAARKR, translated from the exons GCGAGATTCCAACAGAAGCAACTCCAAGAGCGCGAGCTGAAGATCGCGTCTCTGTACGAGGCCCAGCAGGCCAGGGCGTTGGACCGCGTCCGACACTCGCCCAGCAATGGCATGGTCAACGGGACCAAGGCCAGTACACCGCAGGAGGCGCAGGTCCCTGTCCACCCTGGAAAG GTGCGTCAAATGTTCGAGGAGCGGCGAACTAAGGCCGGAATAGACAAGAGCTACCCTCTCCAACCTATCCACAACACAGACCGACCGGCGCCAAGGAAGGCCTTGCCCAATGGATTTACGAAGGTGACCACAACCAACTCTAGAGTGGTGGAGAAGAAGAAGCAAGTCACTGCCACCAAGCCTGTCAAGAAGACGACACAGCAT AAAATAGAAAACATGGTGAATGGCTCCGGCGATCTCAACCACAACCATGAACCGGACTTGAATGCTGGTAAACGAACT CTGCCACAGAACAACGGCGAACTGATCACCAGCATCGACGCACTAGACAAGGCCGACAACAACTATCTGTTAGAGGACGAGACCTTCCCGGAAGCGCTTGCGCCGACTCCCACGCCGAGGTCACCTGAACCCAGTGAACCTAAGCGCCCACCGAGGAG gagTCCCGCAAACAGAGTCAGTCCAGTCAAAACGAAGCCTTCACCACAGCCCGTGGCGCCACCACGGAAAACCACCAGTGATAATGCT GTGTCCCAGGGTTCGAAGTCGAAAGGGGCTATGCAATGCGCTCCG GGTAACTCTCGCACGACTGGGCAGATTCGCCGCACAACGGCCGCGGCTCCATCGAGTGGCGGTCAAGGCGAGCCGTGCGCCGTGTGCGGTCGGCGCTTCGCCCCCGACCGGCTGCAGAAGCACCAGGATATCTGCAAGAAGGCCAACAACAAGAAGCGGAAGCCCTTCGACGCTTTGAAGCATCGGCTTGCG GGTACGGAGGCTGAGAATTTCAAG GGCACAGAAGCCGAGCCCTTCATCAACAAGTTACGCAAACAAGCCCACACCACTGGCACCGCGTCGTCGACGAAGGTCAACAAACCACTGAACAACAACTGGCGACAGAAGCACAACGAGTTCATACAGGCCATCCGCGCTGCTAAACAGGTGCAGGCGCATATCAACGCCGGAG GCAAGCTTAGCGACCTACCACCACCACCGCCCTCTGAGAACCCAGACTACATCCAGTGTCCACATTGCAACCGTCGCTTCAACCAGACCGCGGCGGAGAGGCACATCCCCAAGTGCGCCACATACCAGTTTAACAAACCCAAATCACAACCAGCGGCAAGGAAGCGGTAA
- the LOC126374867 gene encoding zinc finger C2HC domain-containing protein 1C isoform X3: MEKTGGSRLLQMQARFQQKQLQERELKIASLYEAQQARALDRVRHSPSNGMVNGTKASTPQEAQVPVHPGKVRQMFEERRTKAGIDKSYPLQPIHNTDRPAPRKALPNGFTKVTTTNSRVVEKKKQVTATKPVKKTTQHKIENMVNGSGDLNHNHEPDLNAGKRTLPQNNGELITSIDALDKADNNYLLEDETFPEALAPTPTPRSPEPSEPKRPPRRSPANRVSPVKTKPSPQPVAPPRKTTSDNAVSQGSKSKGAMQCAPVPRRPAVGNSRTTGQIRRTTAAAPSSGGQGEPCAVCGRRFAPDRLQKHQDICKKANNKKRKPFDALKHRLAGTEAEPFINKLRKQAHTTGTASSTKVNKPLNNNWRQKHNEFIQAIRAAKQVQAHINAGGKLSDLPPPPPSENPDYIQCPHCNRRFNQTAAERHIPKCATYQFNKPKSQPAARKR; the protein is encoded by the exons GCGAGATTCCAACAGAAGCAACTCCAAGAGCGCGAGCTGAAGATCGCGTCTCTGTACGAGGCCCAGCAGGCCAGGGCGTTGGACCGCGTCCGACACTCGCCCAGCAATGGCATGGTCAACGGGACCAAGGCCAGTACACCGCAGGAGGCGCAGGTCCCTGTCCACCCTGGAAAG GTGCGTCAAATGTTCGAGGAGCGGCGAACTAAGGCCGGAATAGACAAGAGCTACCCTCTCCAACCTATCCACAACACAGACCGACCGGCGCCAAGGAAGGCCTTGCCCAATGGATTTACGAAGGTGACCACAACCAACTCTAGAGTGGTGGAGAAGAAGAAGCAAGTCACTGCCACCAAGCCTGTCAAGAAGACGACACAGCAT AAAATAGAAAACATGGTGAATGGCTCCGGCGATCTCAACCACAACCATGAACCGGACTTGAATGCTGGTAAACGAACT CTGCCACAGAACAACGGCGAACTGATCACCAGCATCGACGCACTAGACAAGGCCGACAACAACTATCTGTTAGAGGACGAGACCTTCCCGGAAGCGCTTGCGCCGACTCCCACGCCGAGGTCACCTGAACCCAGTGAACCTAAGCGCCCACCGAGGAG gagTCCCGCAAACAGAGTCAGTCCAGTCAAAACGAAGCCTTCACCACAGCCCGTGGCGCCACCACGGAAAACCACCAGTGATAATGCT GTGTCCCAGGGTTCGAAGTCGAAAGGGGCTATGCAATGCGCTCCG GTGCCAAGGAGACCTGCTGtg GGTAACTCTCGCACGACTGGGCAGATTCGCCGCACAACGGCCGCGGCTCCATCGAGTGGCGGTCAAGGCGAGCCGTGCGCCGTGTGCGGTCGGCGCTTCGCCCCCGACCGGCTGCAGAAGCACCAGGATATCTGCAAGAAGGCCAACAACAAGAAGCGGAAGCCCTTCGACGCTTTGAAGCATCGGCTTGCG GGCACAGAAGCCGAGCCCTTCATCAACAAGTTACGCAAACAAGCCCACACCACTGGCACCGCGTCGTCGACGAAGGTCAACAAACCACTGAACAACAACTGGCGACAGAAGCACAACGAGTTCATACAGGCCATCCGCGCTGCTAAACAGGTGCAGGCGCATATCAACGCCGGAG GCAAGCTTAGCGACCTACCACCACCACCGCCCTCTGAGAACCCAGACTACATCCAGTGTCCACATTGCAACCGTCGCTTCAACCAGACCGCGGCGGAGAGGCACATCCCCAAGTGCGCCACATACCAGTTTAACAAACCCAAATCACAACCAGCGGCAAGGAAGCGGTAA